In Carassius gibelio isolate Cgi1373 ecotype wild population from Czech Republic chromosome B2, carGib1.2-hapl.c, whole genome shotgun sequence, a single genomic region encodes these proteins:
- the toe1 gene encoding target of EGR1 protein 1, giving the protein MSSSMIVPVIDVLGNNFKELWAAIVIAIKTSSFIAIDTELSGLGSRKALLAESIEDRYKAICHAARTRSILSLGFACYKKLDDKADSTYLVQVYNLTLLCSEEYIIEPQSVQFLVQHGFDFNKQYAEGISYYKGNDKGGDAHGVNMRSLFVELLRANKPLVVHNGLIDMVFLYQCFYAHLPDRLGTFIADLSQMFPSGIYDTKYATEYELRFTASYLEYAYKKCKLENSKAIAGGGNGSHVFLEFCKYTGNMQTYIDYRPCLDNQNPDGALNVCVQFSAYGWCPNGSQCSMSHDTDLIIQHDEKTREDKRKKRKRKNKKKGSQGPSETCSSPQGKRSHFEETELDQAVPTSEHQEKTASSEPADATHAFEPGTAASMNENEESQAEASSEAPVRPKEKKAEGGTHRAGFDAFMTGYIFAHARNLTENAEESSTAPLIPACLNKLFLSGKSVPLHVAKSTFSKSSKAHVHKMDYVWGKSTAVKPEGTA; this is encoded by the exons ATGTCATCCTCAATGATAGTCCCAGTTATAGATGTGCTGGGAAATAACTTTAAGGAGTTGTGGGCAGCAATTGTGATAGCCATTAAAACGTCTTCATTCATCGCCATTGATACG GAACTGAGTGGTCTTGGATCAAGGAAAGCACTTCTAGCTGA ATCCATTGAAGACCGGTACAAAGCCATATGCCATGCAGCTCGCACACGCTCCATACTTTCACTGGGCTTTGCTTGTTATAAAAAGCTTGACGACAAA GCGGACAGCACATACCTGGTACAGGTTTACAATCTGACCTTGCTTTGTTCTGAGGAATACATCATTGAACCTCAGTCAGTGCAGTTCCTTGTACAACACGGATTTGACTTCAACAAACAATATGCTGAAGGCATTTCTTATTATAAGGGTAATGATAAA GGAGGTGATGCCCATGGCGTAAACATGCGCTCCTTGTTCGTAGAACTGCTTAGGGCCAACAAGCCCTTAGTGGTCCATAATGGTCTGATTGACATGGTCTTCTTGTACCAATGCTTTTATGCCCATCTTCCTGATCGACTGGGCACCTTCATTGCCGATCTGTCCCAGATGTTTCCCTCAGGCATCTATGACACCAAGTATGCAACGGAGTATGAGCTGCGGTTTACAGCCTCATACTTGGAATATGCCTATAAGAAGTG TAAGCTGGAAAATAGCAAAGCCATTGCAGGAGGTGGCAATGGGAGTCATGTGTTCCTAGAGTTTTGTAAATATACAGGCAACATGCAGACCTACATAGACTACAGACCATGCTTGGACAACCAGAATCCAGACGGTGCCCTCAACGTCTGTGTTCAGTTCTCT GCGTATGGATGGTGTCCTAATGGCTCTCAGTGCTCCATGTCACATGACACAGACCTTATAATCCAGCACGATGAGAAGACCAGAGAAgacaagaggaagaagaggaagcgcaagaacaaaaagaaaggttcTCAAGGGCCCTCCGAAACATGCAGTTCCCCGCAGGGCAAAAGGTCACACTTTGAAGAGACTGAGCTGGACCAGGCAGTGCCCACATCTGAACATCAGGAGAAGACCGCAAGTTCTGAGCCAGCAGATGCCACACATGCGTTCGAACCTGGGACAGCAGCCAGCATGAATGAAAATGAGGAATCTCAGGCAGAAGCATCCTCTGAAGCTCCTGTTAGACCAAAAGAGAAGAAAGCGGAAGGAGGAACTCACCGAGCAGGGTTTGACGCTTTCATGACTGGCTATATTTTTGCTCATGCCAGAAATCTGACAGAAAACGCTGAAGAATCCAGCACTGCTCCCCTCATCCCAGCGTGTCTCAATAAGCTCTTCCTCAGTGGCAAGTCTGTTCCTCTACATGTAGCCAAAAGCACCTTCTCCAAGTCTTCAAAGGCTCACGTGCACAAGATGGACTACGTCTGGGGAAAAAGCACTGCTGTAAAACCTGAAGGAACTGCATAG